The genomic DNA TCGACATCGAGCGCGTCGGCACGGTCTCGGCGATCCTGACGCAGCCTGACAAGGCGCGCGCCTGCTACGTGCTGGCGCATGGTGCGGGTGCGGATATGCGGCATTCCTTCATGGCGAAGGTCGCAGCAGGTCTCGCCGACCGCGGCCTCGCGACATTCCGCTTCAATTTCCCCTACATGGAAGAGAAGAAGGGACGTCCCGACCAGCCGGCCGTTGCGCACGCCACCGTCCGTGCGGCGGTGGCGGAGGCGGCGCGGCTATGCCCCGGGATGACACTCGTGGCGGGCGGCAAATCGTTCGGCGGGCGCATGACCTCGCAGGCGCAGTCCAAGGCGCCGTTGCCCGAAGTGAAGGGGCTCGCCTTCCTGGGCTTTCCCCTGCACGCCGCCAAGAAGCCGTCATCCGAACGCGCCGAGCACCTCGCCGGTATCGCCATCCCCATGCTGTTCCTGCAAGGCACCCGCGATGAGCTGGCCGACCTCGGTCATCTCAGGCCTGTCATCGCATCGCTCGGGGCGAAGGCGACGCTGCACGAGGTCGAAGGCGGCGATCACTCCTTCGCGGTGCTGAAGAGGTCCGGCCGGACCAATGATGAGGCGCTCACGGAGGTGCTGGACACGCTGGCGGCCTGGATCAACAGTCTCGCCTGAAGTTCAGGCGGAATAGAGCCCCTTGTCCCGCGCCTTCTGGATTGCCAGCGCCGCGATCAAATCGAGCGTCGGCGTCGACAGGCCGGCGGCGCGCGCGAACGCGGCAGGCGCCCTGACCAGCACGTCGATCTCCATGGCGCGGCCCAGTTCGTAATCCTGCAGCAGCGAGGGCTTGTGGTTGGGGGCGGGGCCGCTGCGCGTCACGCGCTTGACCTCGGGGATGAAATGCTGGGCGATGTCGTTGGCCTCGTTCAGCATGCGCGGAATGACCTCGGTAAAAGCAGGATCGTCGCGCACGCCGCGTGCGGTCTGGCCGGTGAGCAGGCACAGCACCGACAGCGACATGTTGGTCAGCAGCTTTGACCAGATCGCCTCGCGGATCTCGGCCACCGGCGGAGATTCCAGCCGCGCGTCGTTGAAGACGTTGCGAAGTTTTGTGATCCGCTCGCAATTGCGGTCGTCGCATTCGCCGATCAGGAGACGGTTGCGGTCCGGGGTGAGGTTATGCACCACGCCGGGCGCGATCACCTCGTTGGAGGAGAAGACGACACCGCCGATGATCCTCTCCTTCGGTATGCAGGCGCGCAG from Bradyrhizobium sp. CCBAU 53351 includes the following:
- a CDS encoding ketopantoate reductase family protein, yielding MRICIFGAGAVGSHIAVRLARAGHEVSCVMRGAHLEAARAAGLKLRVGDSEVSAKVNASGDAAQLGPQDVVISTLKATALPGLVASVKPLLQDDTAIVFAQNGIPWWYGIGLPPRHPTPPDISFLDPGGRLRACIPKERIIGGVVFSSNEVIAPGVVHNLTPDRNRLLIGECDDRNCERITKLRNVFNDARLESPPVAEIREAIWSKLLTNMSLSVLCLLTGQTARGVRDDPAFTEVIPRMLNEANDIAQHFIPEVKRVTRSGPAPNHKPSLLQDYELGRAMEIDVLVRAPAAFARAAGLSTPTLDLIAALAIQKARDKGLYSA
- a CDS encoding alpha/beta family hydrolase gives rise to the protein MAVKTRELKLDIERVGTVSAILTQPDKARACYVLAHGAGADMRHSFMAKVAAGLADRGLATFRFNFPYMEEKKGRPDQPAVAHATVRAAVAEAARLCPGMTLVAGGKSFGGRMTSQAQSKAPLPEVKGLAFLGFPLHAAKKPSSERAEHLAGIAIPMLFLQGTRDELADLGHLRPVIASLGAKATLHEVEGGDHSFAVLKRSGRTNDEALTEVLDTLAAWINSLA